A genomic segment from Aegilops tauschii subsp. strangulata cultivar AL8/78 chromosome 1, Aet v6.0, whole genome shotgun sequence encodes:
- the LOC109761979 gene encoding uncharacterized protein translates to MAAATEVYSPTPAAPHREQAAWWAVVGWLGLLLQVLLRVIRGAPSSLAKLLRSLGLRHPLLSAAPAVAFVQLPSKAPADDLPPLSPPPGRLTVVLDLDETLVCAYESSSLPATVRTQAVEAGLHCFDMEGISSDKDAKGRQRVNHVTVFERPGLHEFLQKTSEFADLILFTAGLEGYAKPLVDRIDAHNRFCRRLYRPSTVTTEYRDHVKDLSCLSKDFRRIVLVDNNPYSFLLQPLNGIPCLTFSAGQPMDDQLMRVIFPLLKRLSLQNDVRPALHDAFHMPEWFQRNGIPQIDRAM, encoded by the exons ATGGCGGCGGCGACCGAGGTATACTCGCCGACGCCGGCGGCGCCGCACCGGGAGCAGGCGGCGTGGTGGGCGGTGGTGGGGTGGCTCGGGCTCCTCCTGCAGGTCCTTCTCCGGGTCATCCGCGGCGCGCCCTCCTCCCTGGCGAAGCTCCTCAGGTCCCTCGGCCTCCGCCACCCCCTCCTCTCCGCCGCCCCCGCGGTGGCCTTCGTGCAGCTCCCCTCCAAGGCCCCCGCCGACGACTTGCCGCCCCTGTCTCCGCCGCCTGGGCGGCTCACG GTAGTGTTGGACTTGGATGAAACATTAGTCTGTGCATACGAGTCATCGAGCCTTCCTGCCACCGTGCGCACCCAGGCGGTCGAAGCAGGGTTGCATTGCTTTGACATGGAGGGCATATCATCCGACAAG GATGCCAAAGGCAGACAGAGGGTGAATCATGTAACTGTCTTTGAGCGTCCTGGTTTGCACGAGTTTTTGCAGAAAACTAGTGAATTTGCCGATCTTATACTCTTCACCGCTGGTTTGGAAG GATATGCAAAGCCTTTGGTTGACAGGATAGATGCTCACAATAGGTTCTGTCGCCGTCTCTACAGACCATCAACTGTTACTAC GGAATATAGAGACCATGTGAAGGATCTTTCTTGTTTGTCCAAAGATTTCCGTAGAATTGTGCTTGTCGATAACAATCCATATAGTTTCCTACTACAGCCATTGAATGGGATACCGTGCCTTACGTTTTCAGCTGGACAGCCCATGGATGATCAG CTTATGAGAGTGATATTTCCGCTTCTCAAGCGCCTCTCTCTCCAAAATGATGTGAGACCGGCATTGCATGACGCGTTTCACATGCCAGAGTGGTTCCAAAGAAACGGGATCCCACAAATTGACCGGGCAATGTAA
- the LOC109761927 gene encoding uncharacterized protein, protein MARGAEEAVGVVGLGFPADAGHGLALRHGVLAGRRGDESADSDDPRLPPLRLGASYSASDGAGAALASPASSSSSDAFLSTTSTPSGLLNPYGVWSPPRAPSEASEFGTAREYDTTDLFFGENWLYDDHLFHREPETSGKSGDGDEEDKFIVDPDVGEIGDDSGRRHDRSKGNAEAYTKPPCSCCHGEMDHKNGREFVRDSWSAVYGRYQIMDDLTEVLDECGADAHQFRRNVNDDATLKGGPLVDSRSGDDKEFDLSALEKELQMLSPYLSEDANAANNHRFNHDFRVKDELDIDLITDDKIVDDKEFLKDSYSVHPFPEISIPEDIYGMEDFGPADTNVQNAAHNIDEGPKTAIDLASSVFHQEYEEFELRIFHRKNRTGFEENKDFPIVVDSVVAGRYRITEYLGSAAFSRVVQAHDLRTGMDVCLKIIKNDKDFFDQSLDEIKLLKFVNKHDPADAHHILRLYDFFYYQEHLFIVTELLRANLYEFQKYNQESSDEVYFSLPRIQAIARQCLEALVYLHDLNIVHCDLKPENILMKSYSRCEVKVIDLGSSCFLTDNLSLYVQSRSYRAPEIILGLPYDQRIDIWSLGCIFAELYSGEVLFPNESVSTILARMIGTIGPIDMQMLALGQETPKYFTEEYDLFHKNEETGQLEYLIPEKSSLRRHLRCSDSKFVDFLSCLLQINHRKRPTAREALRHRWFSHKYR, encoded by the exons ATGGCGCGTGGCGCGGAGGAGGCCGTCGGCGTCGTGGGGCTGGGGTTCCCCGCCGACGCCGGCCACGGCCTCGCGCTGCGGCACGGCGTCCTCGCGGGGAGGCGAGGGGACGAATCCGCCGACTCCGACGACCCCCGGCTCCCGCCGCTGCGGCTCGGCGCCTCCTACTCCGCCTCCGACGGGGCCGGGGCCGCGCTCGCGAGCCccgcctccagctcctcctcCGACGCCTTCCTCAGCACGACCTCCACGCCTTCAG GGCTGCTGAATCCGTACGGGGTGTGGTCGCCGCCACGCGCGCCGTCGGAGGCGTCGGAGTTCGGCACGGCGCGCGAGTACGACAccaccgacctcttcttcggcgagAACTGGCTCTACGACGACCACCTGTTCCACCGCGAGCCGGAGACCAGTGGCAagagcggcgacggcgacgaggaggacaAGTTCATTGTTGACCCCGACGTCGGCGAGATTGGCGACGACAGCGGCCGAcgccacgaccgcagcaagggcAATGCAGAGGCGTATACGAAACCGCCCTGCAGTTGCTGCCACGGGGAAATGGATCACAAGAATGGTCGGGAGTTTGTGAGGGATTCTTGGTCTGCTGTGTACGGGAGGTATCAGATCATGGACGACCTGACGGAGGTGCTTGATGAGTGCGGTGCGGACGCGCACCAGTTCAGGCGCAATGTGAATGACGATGCCACACTCAAGGGCGGTCCGTTAGTGGATTCCAGGAGTGGAGATGACAAGGAGTTTGATCTCAGTGCGCTGGAGAAGGAGCTTCAGATGCTCAGTCCGTACTTGTCTGAAGACGCAAATGCTGCTAACA ACCATAGGTTTAACCATGACTTCAGAGTAAAAGATGAACTGGATATTGACCTTATAACAGATGACAAAATTGTCGATGACAAGGAATTTCTAAAGGATAGTTACAGCGTGCACCCTTTTCCTGAGATTAGTATTCCTGAAGATATTTATGGGATGGAGGACTTCGGGCCAGCGGATACAAATGTTCAAAATGCTGCTCATAATATCGATGAAGGTCCGAAAACGGCGATTGATCTTGCAAGCTCTGTTTTTCATCAAGAATATGAGGAATTTGAGCTGAGGATTTTCCACCGGAAGAACAG GACTGGCTTTGAGGAAAACAAAGATTTTCCTATTGTGGTAGATTCAGTTGTTGCCGGAAGATATCGCATCACTGAATATCTCGGTTCCGCTGCATTCAGCAGGGTCGTACAGGCACATGATCTTCGCACAGGAATGGATGTCTGCCTTAAAATAATTAAAAATGACAAGGATTTCTTTGATCAGAGTTTGGATGAGATAAAGCTCCTTAAGTTTGTAAATAAACATGATCCGGCAGATGCACATCATATATTGCGCCTATATGATTTTTTCTACTATCAG GAACATCTTTTCATTGTCACCGAGTTGCTACGGGCAAATCTATATGAATTTCAAAAGTATAACCAGGAGTCCAGTGACGAGGTCTACTTTTCATTGCCCAGAATACAG GCTATAGCTCGACAGTGCTTAGAAGCTTTGGTGTatttgcatgatttaaatataGTTCACTGTGACCTGAAACCAGAGAACATCCTTATGAAGAGCTACAGCAGATGTGAAGTCAAGGTTATTGATCTTGGAAGCAGTTGCTTCTTGACAGATAACTTAAGCCTATATGTCCAGTCACGTTCTTACCGTGCTCCTGAGATTATTTTGGGTCTTCCATATGACCAGAGGATTGACATTTGGTCTCTTGGATGTATATTTGCTGAACTGTACTCTGGTGAA GTGCTCTTTCCTAATGAATCGGTGTCAACAATTCTTGCTCGGATGATTGGAACAATTGGCCCAATTGACATGCAGATGCTTGCGTTGGGACAGGAGACTCCGAAGTACTTTACAGAAGAGTACGACCTTTTCCACAAGAACGAG GAGACGGGTCAGCTGGAGTATTTGATACCAGAGAAATCCTCCTTGCGGCGCCACTTGCGATGCTCCGACTCCAAGTTTGTTGATTTCCTGTCCTGCCTGCTGCAAATCAACCACAGAAAGAGACCAACAGCCAGGGAAGCGTTGCGGCACCGATGGTTTTCACACAAGTATCGTTGA
- the LOC120961811 gene encoding calcium-dependent protein kinase 16 has translation MGNCCRSPAAAAREDVSSSHFPASAGKKKPHQARNGGGAGGGGGGGGAAGAGEKKRLSVLGEEGRDVSGGIDDKYALDRELGRGEFGVTYLCMDRGSKELLACKSISKRKLRTPVDVEDVRREVAIMRHLPRSASIVTLREACEDDGAVHLVMELCEGGELFDRIVARGHYTERAAAAVTRTIVEVVQLCHHHGVIHRDLKPENFLFANKKENSPLKAIDFGLSIFFKPGEKFSEIVGSPYYMAPEVLKRNYGPEIDIWSAGVILYILLCGVPPFWAETEQGVAQAILRGNIDFKREPWPHVSDNAKDLVRQMLQPDPKIRLTAKQVLEHTWLQNAKKAPNVPLGDIVKSRLKQFSRMNRFKRRALRVIADHLSAEEVEDIKEMFKVMDTDNDGIVSYEELKSGIAKFGSHLAESEVQMLIEAVDTNGRGALDYGEFLAVSLHLQRMANDEHLRRAFLFFDKDGDGFIEPEELQEALAEDGAVDITEVVKDILQEVDTDKDGKISFEEFVAMMKTGTDWRKASRHYSRGRFNSLSIRLIKDGSVKMGNE, from the exons ATGGGCAACTGCTGCCGCTCCCCGGCGGCCGCGGCGCGGGAGGACGTCTCGTCGTCGCACTTCCCCGCCTCCGCCGGGAAGAAGAAGCCCCACCAGGCGcggaacggcggcggcgcggggggaGGCGGAGGCGGGGGCGGCGCCGCCGGAGCCGGGGAGAAGAAGCGCCTCTCGGTGCTCGGGGAGGAGGGCCGCGACGTGAGCGGCGGGATCGACGACAAGTACGCGCTGGACCGGGAGCTGGGGCGGGGCGAGTTCGGGGTCACGTACCTGTGCATGGACCGGGGATCCAAGGAGCTGCTCGCCTGCAAGTCCATCTCCAAGCGCAAGCTGCGCACGCCCGTCGACGTGGAGGACGTGCGCCGGGAGGTGGCCATCATGCGCCACCTGCCCCGCAGCGCCAGCATCGTCACGCTGCGGGAGGCCTGCGAGGACGACGGCGCCGTGCACCTCGTCATGGAGCTCTGCGAGGGCGGGGAGCTCTTCGACCGCATCGTCGCGCGGGGCCACTACACggagcgcgccgccgccgccgtcacgcgcACCATCGTCGAGGTCGTGCAGCTCTGCCACCACCACGGCGTCATCCACCGCGACCTCAAGCCCGAGAACTTCCTCTTCGCCAACAAGAAGGAGAACTCCCCGCTCAAGGCCATCGACTTCGGCCTCTCCATCTTCTTCAAGCCCG GTGAGAAGTTCTCTGAAATTGTGGGAAGTCCCTACTATATGGCTCCTGAAGTGCTGAAGAGAAACTATGGACCTGAAATAGACATTTGGAGTGCTGGCGTTATCTTGTATATATTGTTATGCGGTGTTCCTCCATTTTGGGCTG AGACTGAACAAGGAGTGGCACAAGCTATCCTTCGCGGAAATATAGATTTTAAGAGAGAACCCTGGCCCCATGTTTCTGATAATGCTAAAGATCTAGTTcggcagatgcttcagcctgaccCGAAAATCAGGCTTACGGCAAAGCAAGTTCTTG AGCATACATGGCTTCAAAATGCAAAGAAAGCTCCAAATGTTCCTCTTGGAGACATCGTAAAGTCAAGGCTGAAACAATTTTCAAGGATGAATAGATTTAAAAGAAGAGCTCTAAGG GTTATTGCTGACCACTTGTCGGCTGAAGAAGTTGAGGACATAAAGGAGATGTTCAAAGTGATGGATACTGATAATGACGGTATAGTCTCATATGAAGAGTTGAAGAGCGGGATTGCAAAATTTGGTTCTCACCTTGCAGAATCTGAAGTGCAAATGTTAATAGAAGCT GTGGATACAAATGGTAGAGGAGCACTAGATTATGGTGAATTTTTGGCTGTCTCACTTCATCTACAAAGGATGGCAAATGATGAGCACCTTCGGCGGGCCTTCCTGTTTTTCGATAAGGATGGCGATGGTTTTATTGAGCCTGAGGAGCTTCAGGAGGCCCTGGCGGAGGATGGGGCGGTAGATATCACAGAAGTGGTGAAGGACATATTGCAAGAAGTTGACACCGACAAG GATGGCAAAATTAgcttcgaagagtttgtagcaatGATGAAAACCGGCACAGACTGGCGGAAGGCTTCACGGCATTATTCGAGAGGACGATTCAATAGCCTAAGCATAAGGCTTATCAAGGATGGATCTGTAAAGATGGGAAATGAGTGA